From Rutidosis leptorrhynchoides isolate AG116_Rl617_1_P2 chromosome 3, CSIRO_AGI_Rlap_v1, whole genome shotgun sequence, a single genomic window includes:
- the LOC139895754 gene encoding non-classical arabinogalactan protein 30, whose protein sequence is MANHQFIICILLPLAFLAAAVNAHEVPAKEDKTATVIVEGKVYCQSCKYFGSWSLTDAEPIPSAKVSVICKNHKKRVSYYNAFETDKDGYFYAELKDFKMTHYLLDHPLHSCHVKLVSSPLESCNLLSNVNNGINGSPLRFENKVLYGKNYEAIVYGSGPLAFRPTNCDPETAH, encoded by the coding sequence ATGGCAAACCACCAATTCATCATTTGCATCCTCCTCCCATTGGCCTTCCTAGCAGCTGCCGTCAACGCCCACGAGGTACCCGCCAAAGAAGACAAAACCGCCACAGTTATAGTTGAAGGAAAAGTGTATTGCCAGAGTTGTAAATACTTTGGTTCATGGTCTCTCACTGACGCTGAGCCAATCCCATCAGCCAAAGTTAGCGTTATCTGCAAAAACCACAAGAAACGAGTGAGCTACTACAATGCATTTGAGACCGATAAAGATGGTTACTTTTACGCAGAACTTAAGGATTTCAAGATGACCCATTATTTATTGGACCATCCTCTTCATTCTTGCCATGTTAAACTTGTGTCATCTCCTCTTGAATCGTGTAACCTTTTGTCAAATGTCAACAATGGTATCAATGGCTCACCTTTAAGATTTGAGAACAAGGTGTTGTACGGAAAGAACTATGAAGCGATTGTTTATGGATCAGGTCCATTGGCTTTTCGTCCTACTAATTGCGATCCAGAAACTGCTCACTAA
- the LOC139899681 gene encoding uncharacterized protein has product MANKSSITNNDILFSSLISDIKNYSGSDPLIPWLRGIRKMTDELPLELLKQKLPRFLQKCAQTFQSDNRYRNDSRYVRVWIKLLDFVDDPGAVLENMKANHIGNKRSLFYQAYALYYEKMKNFTDAEKMYHLGVRNFAEPSDELQKSFDQFLRRLAGYKSKRIQRDERQSARSLVVGAADYVKPKSRQVEDKKVISQSSGRELDKHVGENTVVVRFAKTAIDGKSEAEDARHHGLVEPTINTKEAMDAINSMFCEPLASEPFPKYNSSKSKENFEVFNDNDSGSKVEMSNQSQPMKEHFEIYCDDDEENNEDEKDKFDHKMAIPADISKDSESDRVPPVKFKEDTVVFRFVGSTILDEPKVENVCHHGLVEPTINLKEAMDDINSMFGKPIEFVKKRRPSKQEKPFEERRNCSSFLILPDDEKDHHHHHHQQRKSYQPCSSSSTKENDLFEQTVCTKEAMDDINKMFAMPLDF; this is encoded by the exons ATGGCGAATAAATCCAGCATCACCAACAATGACATTTTATTTTCTTCATTAATCTCAGATATCAAAAACTACAGTGGCTCAGACCCTCTGATCCCCTGGCTCCG TGGAATTAGGAAGATGACGGATGAATTACCTCTAGAGCTACTGAAACAGAAACTTCCTCGATTTCTTCAAAAATGTGCTCAAACTTTCCAATCAGATAATCGTTACCGCAACGATTCACGATACGTTCGTGTTTGGATTAAATTG TTGGATTTTGTTGATGACCCTGGTGCTGTACTGGAGAACATGAAGGCGAATCACATTGGGAACAAGAGGTCATTGTTTTATCAGGCTTATGCTCTTTATTACGAGAAAATGAAGAATTTTACTGATGCTGAAAAAATGTACCATTTAGGGGTGCGAAA TTTTGCAGAGCCATCAGATGAGCTTCAAAAATCATTCGACCAATTTCTACGTAGATTGGCGGGATACAAAAGCAAAAGGATTCAG CGTGATGAAAGGCAAAGTGCTAGAAGTCTTGTTGTTGGTGCAGCAGATTATGTTAAACCTAAATCCCGGCAAGTAGAGGACAAAAAGGTAATTTCACAAAGTAGTGGGCGTGAACTAGATAAACATGTTGGTGAAAACACAGTTGTGGTTAGATTTGCAAAAACTGCTATTGATGGAAAATCAGAAGCTGAAGATGCACGACATCACGGTCTCGTGGAACCCACAATCAACACGAAAGAAGCCATGGATGCTATAAATAGCATGTTCTGCGAGCCTTTAGCCTCGGAACCTTTTCCAAAGTACAATTCTAGTAAAAGCAAAGAAAATTTCGAGGTGTTTAATGATAATGACTCGGGTAGCAAGGTTGAAATGTCAAACCAAAGTCAACCCATGAAGGAACATTTTGAAATATACTGTGATGACGATGAAGAGAATAATGAGGATGAAAAGGATAAATTTGACCACAAAATGGCTATCCCTGCAGATATCTCCAAAGATTCAGAATCTGATAGGGTCCCACCGGTGAAGTTTAAAGAAGATACAGTAGTGTTCAGATTTGTAGGGTCCACCATATTAGATGAGCCAAAGGTGGAAAATGTGTGCCACCATGGACTAGTAGAACCCACGATAAACTTAAAGGAGGCGATGGATGACATTAATAGCATGTTTGGGAAACCAATAGAATTTGTTAAAAAAAGACGACCAAGTAAGCAGGAGAAACCGTTTGAAGAGAGACGAAATTGCAGTTCCTTTTTGATACTTCCAGATGATGAaaaggatcatcatcatcatcatcatcaacaacgaAAGAGTTATCAGCCATGTAGTTCATCTTCAACGAAAGAAAACGATTTGTTTGAGCAGACAGTTTGCACTAAGGAGGCAATGGATGATATAAACAAGATGTTTGCAATGCCATTGGACTTCTGA